In one Lysobacter alkalisoli genomic region, the following are encoded:
- a CDS encoding M14 family metallopeptidase encodes MNPVRPTALLLALSLAATLAGPRAVTASELTTVSERSGFMKTGRYDEVIALCDAFAARYPDAVRCETFGTTPEGRPMKLLVVSRMGAFTPEAARSKGLPVTLIQGGIHAGEIDGKDAGFLALRELLDGDDATGMQEGILENQVMLFVPVFNVDGHERFKAWNRPNQRGPEEMGWRTTAQNYNLNRDYAKADTPEMRALLALYNAWDPLAYIDLHATDGAQFEHDISIMVEPLNAGDQALREVGRSFRDGVIASLAEHGSLPLPFYPSFVEYDNPASGFEDGVAPPRFSHGYALTRNRLGMLVETHSWRTYPERVRSTRNTIIAVLEMIATHGREWQAVARAADGRAVALPGHPVPLDYKATDKARTIEFRGYAYTRTPSEVSGALMTRYDESVPQVWKVPLRDEIVPGRVIAAPRAGYIVPAAHADRIAERLSVHGLRFSRIGTALSGMEVETFRATSSRFAGQSLEGSQRLDIEGEWKPETRDIAAGALFVPAAQAGMRLVMALLEPQAPDSLAAWGLFNNAFERKEYMEDYVAEEVAREMLANDPAVRAEFEQRLRDDESFAGDPRARLEFFYRRHESWDDRFGLYPVMRVDHQPGTAR; translated from the coding sequence ATGAACCCCGTCCGCCCGACCGCCCTTCTCCTCGCCCTGTCGCTTGCCGCCACCCTGGCCGGCCCGCGGGCCGTAACTGCCAGCGAGCTGACCACCGTCTCCGAACGCAGCGGGTTCATGAAGACCGGGCGCTACGACGAGGTGATCGCGCTGTGCGATGCGTTCGCTGCCCGCTATCCGGACGCGGTGCGCTGCGAGACCTTCGGCACCACGCCGGAGGGGCGGCCGATGAAGCTGCTGGTGGTTTCGCGGATGGGCGCTTTCACACCGGAAGCGGCCCGTAGCAAGGGCCTGCCGGTGACCCTGATCCAGGGCGGCATCCATGCCGGCGAAATCGATGGCAAGGACGCCGGCTTCCTGGCGCTGCGCGAACTCCTCGATGGCGACGACGCAACCGGGATGCAGGAGGGCATCCTTGAAAACCAGGTAATGCTGTTCGTGCCGGTGTTCAACGTCGACGGCCACGAGCGCTTCAAGGCCTGGAACCGGCCCAACCAGCGCGGCCCGGAGGAGATGGGCTGGCGCACCACCGCGCAGAACTACAACCTCAATCGCGACTACGCCAAGGCCGACACCCCCGAGATGCGCGCCCTGCTGGCGCTGTACAACGCCTGGGACCCGCTCGCCTACATCGACCTGCACGCCACCGATGGCGCCCAGTTCGAACACGACATCTCGATCATGGTCGAACCGCTCAATGCCGGCGACCAGGCCCTGCGCGAAGTCGGCCGCAGCTTCCGCGACGGCGTGATCGCAAGCCTGGCCGAACACGGCTCGCTGCCGCTGCCGTTCTATCCGTCCTTCGTCGAATACGACAACCCGGCCTCCGGCTTCGAGGACGGTGTTGCGCCGCCACGTTTCTCGCACGGCTACGCACTGACCCGCAACCGGCTCGGCATGCTGGTCGAGACACACTCCTGGCGCACCTATCCCGAGCGCGTGCGCTCGACCCGCAACACCATCATTGCCGTGCTGGAGATGATCGCCACGCATGGCCGTGAATGGCAGGCCGTCGCCCGGGCCGCCGATGGCCGGGCCGTTGCCCTGCCCGGCCATCCGGTGCCGCTGGACTACAAGGCCACCGACAAGGCCCGCACGATCGAGTTCCGCGGTTACGCGTATACGCGCACGCCATCCGAGGTCTCCGGTGCGCTGATGACACGCTACGACGAATCCGTCCCGCAGGTGTGGAAGGTGCCGTTGCGCGACGAGATCGTGCCCGGCCGCGTGATCGCTGCCCCGCGTGCCGGCTATATCGTTCCGGCCGCGCATGCGGACCGGATAGCGGAACGGCTGTCCGTGCACGGGTTGCGCTTCTCGCGCATCGGCACGGCACTTTCCGGGATGGAAGTGGAAACCTTCCGCGCCACGTCGAGCCGCTTCGCCGGGCAGTCGCTCGAAGGCAGCCAGCGGCTCGACATCGAAGGCGAATGGAAACCCGAGACCCGCGACATCGCCGCCGGTGCGCTGTTCGTGCCCGCCGCCCAGGCCGGCATGCGCCTGGTGATGGCGCTGCTGGAGCCACAGGCACCGGATTCGCTGGCGGCCTGGGGGCTGTTCAACAACGCCTTCGAGCGCAAGGAGTACATGGAGGACTATGTCGCCGAGGAGGTCGCCCGCGAAATGCTGGCCAACGACCCGGCTGTCCGCGCCGAATTCGAGCAGCGTCTGCGCGATGACGAGAGCTTCGCGGGGGATCCGCGCGCACGGCTGGAATTCTTCTATCGCCGCCATGAATCCTGGGACGACCGTTTCGGCCTGTATCCGGTGATGCGGGTCGACCACCAGCCGGGCACCGCACGATAA